A stretch of DNA from Arachis hypogaea cultivar Tifrunner chromosome 19, arahy.Tifrunner.gnm2.J5K5, whole genome shotgun sequence:
AAAATGGCCACTGTTAAAAACAAATTggatcttatttaaaaaaaaaataaaagcttaaacTCCTAAGACGTGACTGAGTGTGTACACTGAATATTAGTTGTTGTCCAATCTATCATACATTCATACTAAAAAAAACTCCTAAGACCAAGAACAAAAAGTTTAAACTCCTTAGTCCTTaccataaaatataattaattactttACCAAAAAAGGAAGGTATAATTAATtagatacttatatatatatttttaagctAACAATGCATATGAATTTAATCTTATTATTGATTTTAAGATATAGCAATTAGATATCAAAGTGAGactattaaacaaaataataaagatgGTCAGATAAAAAGGACATCAATTTTAATGATATTGATGAGATATAAATGAATAATGAAATTTATTTAAAGAGTTTCAATACTTTTGAATATGAAAATAATAGTATTTCAATAGCTCTAACTACACAAATTTCATATATCACTCTATCTATCAGTGATACTTCatcttttaaagataaaaaaaaaaaacaaaaaagcaaatgataaaaaattattaaaatttaaacaagttTCTGTAGCAATGAAAGAAATTATACAAGCTATCATCATTACAAGATTTCACTTTTGGAagaattttaagttatttgaagCAATTCATAATTGAAGTGTATAAgattataaattttttgaaattattgagTGATTTATTGAgcattttatttatattgatatttttttggAGGTCCAGAAGAATTATATTTAAGATAGTTACCTAATAAGTTAGGTCGATTTTATGCTTAATAATTTCACAAAGCTTATATGCTTTTTGAAGTTAATAAAAATGGTAGATTAggtaaaattaaagttaataaaaattatataaatactattcttttttattttttaatataatatattaaataattggaTAATCAAATCGGTTTGATTTTACAATTTTCCAATCTGATATTCAAACCAATTAAAATTAGGtataataagatttttttattcattttaactATCGAATTTAATACCCAATTTAATTAAgtgactttttttatttaaattaaaaaaataatatttatcgaTTTAAATAAACGTATAAGTATTTACTAAATTACATTTGGAGTCATATCTCGGATATAAtgggagaaaccgaaaaacacACGTATTTCGGATGCAGTAACTTTGATTTGTGATACGGGACGCGCTGGTCATATCCTAAGTGCACTCGAATTATGAACAAAAGAGCATCTCAGATACATTGCATTCGAGATATGCTCATATTCTGACATGGGGCACTGCATCCAAGATACGTGCAAGGAAGCAAAATAGGGGCACTGCATCCGAGATATAGTCAAGATCTTATGTTATAAATATATTGTAtgctttttttatgaaaatattgtaATGTTATGAATGAAAAATGGTCCCATAACAATCGAAGGTAACTAGTTATATAGAAATTATGTTTCATTACACATTAAACACATTTAATAACATTGAGTACATCAAAGTAACAACATTAGAACAAAaagacctaaaccctaaactgcaTGCGTCGTCATGGATCCGAGTGGGGTGCATTGGGACACCCACGTCTGGTAATGGCTAAGAACATCCGACAGTCGAGCAATGGCCAAAGGCGAACGAAGGTAGCATAAACCTACTGACGCTGCCATTGGGAGTCTCCGGCACAAATTCATCCTCTAACACTGTATCACTCGACGACTCGGACCCGACAACATAGGTGGAATCACCTTCATTGTCGGAATCATCGGCACTATCATGAGGCTGGTCATAGTGGATTGGTGCCGTCTCGAGCGGCACGACTTCAGGACCCGGAGGAGACAGCCCATCCCCAACAACTACATCTCGGACCACAGCATACAACTCCATCATATGTTGGGATATTAGTTGCACATGTAAGTCGAGCATGACCTTCACATGCTGATCCCCATCTATCCAGAATAACCGGTTTGTAAATCTACCGTTCGGAAGCGCATACAGAAATCTATATGCAATTCTCCCAACCTCCTTTGTTCCTACTCCTTCCATATTACGCAGCATGATCGTCTTTAACGCACATCTAGGGTATCAACCCGGTAAGTGCGCAGCATCACAGTGTTGTCAACTCAAATATCACTCCTTCATCACCGTGTCTGACTATCCCATTCGGATAAACCACCACAAAAAAGTATTGATTGTTCTCCATCAGAGCAAAAtcgaaagacaaagaaaagaataGTTTGTGAATTGTGTGAGGAGAGGTATTAGGATGGTCTCTATAAATAGACTTATTGTACAACATATCTTGGGTGCTGAGACTCTAATTATAATCTTGACTATATCTCGGATGCAGTGCCCCTGTTTTGCTTCCTTACACGTATCTCGGATGCAGTGCCCCATGTCAAAAATGAGCATATCTCGGAATTCAGTGTATCCGAGATGCTCTCTTATTATATCTCAGGTGCACCCGAGATATGACCAGCGAGTCCTATTACACATAACGGGATCACTGCATCCGAGATACGTTTGATTTTCGGTTTCTCCCACGGCATCCGAGATATGACTCTAAATATATTTCAATAAATACTTATACATTTATTTAAAtcgataatattatatttttttaatttaaataaaaaaaatcctaattaagTCAGATTGAACTTAATAATCGAATAATCGAGTTGCTCGAATTCactttaatattttaaaacatcaaaaatttAATATACCTTAATGAAAAtagttcaataataataataataataataatatgattaaaaattttattttagaaatataGTACGTAGCTGATGAATGAAAATCCATTTTGCCCCTTCCTCTGTTTTCACTTTTCACTTTCAGTTCAACAACACAATCTATGATTCTCTAATCCTCTTTAAAGCCAACTGATTTCTCTCCTACTCGCatccctcttcttctttctctctcactGTAACTATAAACTATTCACTACGTAACAAACCACATACCCTTTTTCCTCCTCTTCTCCATTTTCCCATTACTCTGTTTCTCGCTTTCAATCTCAACTCCATGGCCCAGTTTACCCCCTCAGGTTTTTCAtctacttttctttattttcattcgtTAAGGTCTGTTCTTGTACTCAACATTAATCCCCTGTTgtttagttaacgtgggtttatTCATTTCCTCGGCTGGAACTTGATTTGTGAGCTAAAGATTGCATCTTTgaattttttcgaattttaggTTCTTGCTATCACAGGAATCATTCCATTCAATCAGATTGTAGATTACGTCTGAATGTattgctttatttatttatttattttgttgtcATATGAGCATATTTTCATTAATAAAAGATGGCACATTGACACCAATTTTCTGGGGTCCGATTCCCATTAGTGCATGGAGTGGACAAtaatcatgatgatgatgatgcatgTTGGAATCTTTTCTCTTATAACGCAATGTATCCGAGTCGAGCTTAATACATGATTTTATCTATCTATACTTAGCTGTCATGTCTTGTATAGAttctattttatctttatattgtGAAGTGCATAATCTGAAAAGGGTAATGCACTTGAAGATCGTGTTTGGTTGTTAGAGTATTCCTTGTAGTATTTGATCTCAAAGTACTGCATTTTGCATTATGGTATTTGTGAATTTTGGCTCTAAGGGAACAGAGAGGTCACAACTGAATTCAGGTTTAGCATGTCACAGTCATAGACCTTGAGAGAGGCCATGGTCCCCTTCAAAAGTTTCAGTATATTGTGTTCTATGTAAAGCAATTAGATTTTAGCTAGTGAAAATTTCTGAAACCCTGGATACTGTGTCCGTGCAGGTAAATCTGGTGATTTGAAACAAGAAGATGACAAGAAAACAAGTGAACTAGTTGTTTGCTTGGGTGAACTGTTAATAGACTTTGTACCAACGGTGGGTGGAGTGTCACTAGCTGAAGCACCTGCTTTCAAGAAAGCTCCTGGTGGTGCTCCTGCCAATGTAGCAGTTGGCATCTCAAGGCTTGGTGGTTCATCTGCTTTCATAGGCAAGGTATATCTCTCAATTCTATGTCTGTTTATCCACATGGTTATTTGGTTTCTTGTTACTCAAGACATTTACCACCCTTTATGTTGTTTCAACTTATCAGATTTTTCTGTGATGAAAGAGTCTGCCTGATTTTCTTGAATAGATAATCAGAGCTTAATTCCTTGCCATCTGTGTGTTTCAGGTAGGAAAGGATGAATTCGGGTATATGTTATGTGATATTTTAAAGCAGAACTTTGTTGATACATCTGGCGTGCGGTTTGACTCTGAAGCTAGAACTGCATTAGCTTTTGTCACGCTTAGAGCCGATGGCGAGCGCGAGTTCTTGTTTTTCCGGAACCCTAGTGCTGATATGCTTCTTCATGAGTCAGAGATTGACAAAAATCTCATACAGAAGGTGTTGTCTTAATTTATGTTTgtgtttataaaattttaacccAAGAATTTTGGTTTTAGTCAGCATACTAATAGTAATCTTGATGGCAGGCTAAAATATTCCATTATGGTTCCATTAGCTTGATTCATGATCCATGCAAGTCAGCTCATCTTGCCGCCTTGCGAATCGCTAAAGAATCTGGTTGTATTCTCTCATATGATCCAAATTTGAGATTGGCGCTATGGCCATCAGCTGAGGCTGCTCAGAAAGGCATAATGAGTGTATGGGACAAAGCTGATATCATAAAGGTATTATGTTATATAACACTTGGCATTTCACCAACTTCGTTCTTATTTtgatttctgttttcattttcaatttgtaTCTATTTATTGGGTTTCTTGCTTTCAACAAAACAAAGAAAGGGGTCTTACTTTTGTAATATGTGATAAAAACTTATCAACTGAAATGACAACAGAAACAAAACTAAGTGCCCCATaaacatttttcattcttttttttttgttattatcttATGTATGTGCAGATAAGCGAGGAGGAGATTACGTTTTTGACAGAGGGTGATGATCCTAACGATGATGATGTTGTATTAAAGAAGCTTTTTCACCCTAATCTCAAGCTATTAATTGTGACACAAGGCTCAGAGGGTTGTAGATATTACACCAAGGTAAGCTTACTACCAAGTAGTCCATTTGACAGTGAGTGGCATAAGCACTTGTTTCATTGTTGATTGTGTGCGCAGAAATTCAAAGGCCGGGTGGCAGGTGTTAAAGTTAACCCCATTGACACAACTGGGGCCGGTGATGCATTTGTTAGTGGGATTCTCTACAACATAGCTTCAGATCAAAGCATTTTACAGGTCTTTTACATAATGCAAGTTGAAGATTCTTCAAATGCTTCTTTCATGTTATGATACAATGAATAATCTGAAGTTTGATGGTGATTTAGGAGGAGGAGCAACTCCGGAAAGCGCTACGATTTGCCAACATATGTGGTGCCATCACTGTGACAAAGAGAGGTGCAATTCCCGCACTACCTAACAAAGAAGCTGTTGCGCAGTTCATGTTAGAAGCAACTACAATATAGCACCAACCATTAACACTTGACAGTTTCTTCTGTTATAAAAATGTACTACTATATGGTGTTAAGCTATGGCTTTGTATCttttactttgtattttttttttcatttacaaTAAGCTCAATTGCGTTGCTCACTCAAGCTATAGATTTTGTAATAAATCGATTCATTTATAGTAGAGGAAATTAACAAATTGTATACTCCAATGATCAAaaaatctcttcttcttttgtgaCTAGTGCCTTGCCTAATCTCTCATATGAAGAAATTAATTACCCGTTTATGTGCctgaaattaaatttatataattaattatatctatCACATAAAAGTTTTACAACATGAGTAGTATGTTATTGGATAATagtgattaaataaaaaatccataaTATTTCGAAGAAAGAAAGCTAAAATTACGAAGATAGAAAACGAAGGCTTTTCGTGACTGGCGAACGTGGGTAGGCAACTAAGCATGTGGCAAAACTCGTCATACACAGACTCAGACTCAGACtcgtataatataaataaaaaccaGATATAAAAATCAGAGGCCATTTTTCGATTTGGGTTCAATTCCGCAAAAACCGTGTTCTGAACCGGCGTCGAACCGCGGGCGCCGCTGCTGTTCGGAGATCGCAAACCCCACGCCGGAGTGTGAGATTTTTTCCGAAATGGCTTCAAACCAGTCGTTCGTCCCTGAGATCGGACCTGACGGTCTCCCTCGAGAAGCTTCCGTCATTAGCTACACCGAGAAGGTACTTCTCTATTCTTCGCTCTTCAATTCAATTCCGTCGTTACTTCATTTTCTCATTCTTCGCTTCCTTCCTTCTTGTTGTAGATCATCGAAGAAGAGCAACTTCAATTGCACAGGtaacttctctttctctttctctggctatttttttgttcatttggATCTGGCGATGAGTTTGTGCTTGGTTATTGATTCTTTTTGTGCGGTTGCATTTGCGGCATTGTTTCAATTTAGGTCGTTTTACTTCAATGGTCGAATTGAATTCATTGTTTCTTTGATTTTTGGTTTAcgagtaattttaatttttgttctctTGAAGTAGAAATTggacatcaattttatataatccAATGATTCTCCTGGCAATGATAGCTAAAATCCTGTGGCTACGAAAGATTGAAGATGCAATAACAAGCTGTTGAAGCAATagcattatttattaattatggtaTAAACTGAAGTTCTGGTAATATGGTAGCAGAAGGAAGTGGTCAAGTGGAGATGATGTTTTTTGCACCTTTGTTTAAAATGTTGGAATATTAGGAATTGCAGTAAGGAATTAATTGCATTTTTGGATGGTGGTAACACTGATGATCCATGTTTATGATTTTGTATACATTTGACTGTTGTTTTTCTGTTAATATTAGTGCGATTTTGCTGTGCTAAATTTGTTATTTGGTGTATGAGTTATATAGAAAATGAAATTGGTTAGAATAATCATGCCTCTCCCTATTGTGGAACTAGTAATTAATTCAGACAAGGTTTTTGAGGTTTTTGAGCAAAGGGTGAGCAAATTTATCTAATGAATCATAGGATCCAGGAAGTAGATGCTCTATTTTAGAAGCATGATCCTATGTAGTTTTGGACCCCCCTTCATCCTGTCTCCACTATTACATATTGTTGATTGTTTGTAATATATATAGAGGCACCATTTATTGCCACCATATAGTTAGATTATCAAGCAAGCAGAGTGTCTGTCATCTTGATCTCTGTTTAATTAATTTCAGATACATTCAAGAAAACTATTCTAAAATTCGCGATGTTGAGCGTGAGCTTGCAAATCTTACAATGGAGATGAAACTCACGGCCGGCCCAAAGAAAGCAGGTTTCCACCTGTCACTGTTGCTTCTCATGGCAAAAATTTAAAACGGTTGTTTTTCCCTGGTTGTTATGGTGAATGATTTTGGTTTACTTTTATACATGATGCATTCTTTAAGCACTTGaacttttgagaaagaaaatagagaCACAAACAGAGAAAATTCGCATGGCCAAGCTCAAAGAAGAACAGGCACGGAAGGTATGTTACTTTAATAAACTCTATCTTGTATTGGCTTGCTATTTTCATCATATCAATATTTTGGTTATCTGTGCAATCAAAAAGAAAGTATGTATCATGTCATTGTGTTAGTCAAATGCCACGTTACTGCGTGACTTCAGATCTTGATTCACTTTTAGCATTGCCGTAATTGATTTGCTTTTGGGTTGCTTTACTTTCCTCACAATCTTTTGTTCAAATCACTAAATCACTGTAGATGCCATGTAACTAAATGAAGTTATGGGCGATTTGGTCCTCTAAATTATCAGCAACAATAAGTTGCATATGTAATTTTAATATCTTGACTGTGTGTGTCAGGTGTGGGAGGCAGCATCAAAAGTAGTGAAGGATGAAGAGGCATTAAAGCAGAAGTTATGTGATGACTTGA
This window harbors:
- the LOC112780079 gene encoding probable fructokinase-7, whose product is MAQFTPSGKSGDLKQEDDKKTSELVVCLGELLIDFVPTVGGVSLAEAPAFKKAPGGAPANVAVGISRLGGSSAFIGKVGKDEFGYMLCDILKQNFVDTSGVRFDSEARTALAFVTLRADGEREFLFFRNPSADMLLHESEIDKNLIQKAKIFHYGSISLIHDPCKSAHLAALRIAKESGCILSYDPNLRLALWPSAEAAQKGIMSVWDKADIIKISEEEITFLTEGDDPNDDDVVLKKLFHPNLKLLIVTQGSEGCRYYTKKFKGRVAGVKVNPIDTTGAGDAFVSGILYNIASDQSILQEEEQLRKALRFANICGAITVTKRGAIPALPNKEAVAQFMLEATTI